Below is a window of Pseudomonadota bacterium DNA.
TTTTTATAAATATAAAACCGCACTTCTCGCATTGTGCCGGTGTAACCGTTAGATGCTGGTTATTTTTGTTTAATGTCTTTCGAATGTGTTCGAGATGACCGCTTACATCCTTTTCCTGAATCCTGAGGTACACGGATATATCTTTGGCTGATAAGGTATTATCTTCAAGCAGGGAAACAATATG
It encodes the following:
- a CDS encoding transcriptional regulator, producing the protein MKKKIKEPSEPVERSNTIRRHIVSLLEDNTLSAKDISVYLRIQEKDVSGHLEHIRKTLNKNNQHLTVTPAQCEKCGFIFIKRTRLTKPGKCPICRNSFINPPLFSIQAE